From Danio rerio strain Tuebingen ecotype United States chromosome 2, GRCz12tu, whole genome shotgun sequence:
GTGATGCATGTAAGTTTGTGTGCATAACCGCATATTGGTTCATTCTGTGCACGTCGTCATAGTAACAGCCTCCCGAAAGTCCTGAAAGACTTTTCAGAGTACTCTCAAGTGCGCATGCGCAGTCCTCCGCGCTTGCATCGGCTGTAGACATTAGCACAAAGCTAAGCTAACTGAAGCTCACGCTGTTGCATTGAAGTGTGTGGTATGGCTATGCCATTATAGCATTAAAGGCTAGTGTAGTAGCGCTCTTCTTGTGGTCTTGAATGCAGTGTGTTAAGTTGAAGTGACAACCTAATTCACGATATAGCAAGATTTTGAATCTTGATTTCTCACTCTTTATAGGCTATTTGCCTTATTTCTCATTTTTCTCCCTTTCTTGGAAAAGGCTTTGACTAATGCAGATTTAGTAAACCCCATTGTACGCGATCTCATCGCTGGTTTAATCACAATTGTCAAATGCTTTTCCTGCTTAACCTGGCCTGTTTTATCAATTCAAATGCTCATAAGTTGTTGGTTTATTAGCAATTAATTATAGTTTATGACTATAACGTAATGCTTTTAATTGCTCAATCAAATTAATGCTTAATTAATGATTAATGCTTTTCTCTTCTGAAACTTATCAACATTATAGGAACAACCATTTTCTATGACTGTTGATATTTGAAGTTGATTTATAAGCACAGTGtttaattataacatttattGTCCTGGGACTTTACAAACACAATCACTATTctgaaattttaatttcatttaatagtTCATTGATGCTTGGCTGCCCTATCTCAATAACAGTTATTGATCAATTTTAAATAAACTCTTTTGATCAAATTTATTGACATCGGGAATATCACACATTCCCGATCATCATTGattttgaaatttatttattcTCTGATTTGCAGGAACTGATTTGCAGGAATGTTTGctgattaattaaatataattgtgtTTATGACTTTAATGACAACCTCACTGAGTGTTAGCCTTAACCAACATTATTGCTATTTGGAAATTTTAATTTCAATAATAGTTAAGTGGTGTTTGGTTTCCTTTTTCTATtacaattattgatttatttaattatagcaactcTTAATCAAGGTTATTGATAAAAATCATATTTCTGAATCATTTCATGTCAATACTAATTTGaattagttttaaattaatttgcagTCAAGTTTTTTTAATTATCCTTTAGGTATTAAATTACCTCACAGGACAGTGCTCCCCCTGGTGTTTGGTTGATGCAATGAGACAGTGTAGCCTGTAGGTGGCTACAACTGAACTCAAGTCATCGTTAAACCTAGCATACCAGAGCAGTAGCCTTCGATTAGCCAAACCCCAAAGGAAATATAGGATTTTCCTGTCTACTTAGGCTAATTAGTTATCTTGATAACACAATAAACCAACCCCTTTTGATGTATTGACTCAACAGTGCCACCACTTTGTCAACTTTGTAATTTGAAAACTTGCTTCACTTTCTATTGTTTCCTTTAACTGTCTTCTTCCGAGTTGACTACCGCTGCCCTTTTGAGATTGTACCTGTGTGAATCATGAAAGCAGAGAACGTTAGAAACATTTAACAGAAGTTGTGAAACTTAAACATTTCATGTTATAATTATCTGACTCTCTACCCTTTCTCGCCATAGGACGCTACCTGATTAAGGACGAAACGAGTCAACCAGAAGACAGGTGTTTTCAAATTTGATTTTAGATCCACATCAAAAGTGGTCTACTTGGTGTATGGTGTCAATCCTAATAAGTAAGAAACCAATACTGTCATTGTTATTGTACTTTCTTTCACAGCGGAGGAAATTTAATAACAATCACAGTCCTGGTGTTTAGAGCTCCCCATCTCCAACTTCCAGCAGAGAAGCATCCTTTCACATGCTTGACAGCTAAAGGAATCGTTCTCACTAGGAACCTGGAAGCAGCCAATTATCACTCTTCTCCTTATCAGTCTTCTTCTCTTTCTCAGTTCTCTAGCTGTCCTAACTGTGTGTGTTTACTGACTGTCCCCACAGAGACTACAAGTTAGATGCACGCCCCCTAGAGGATCACAGTCACAGAGAACAACACCCACTTGTTTATTCCACACTCAACAGTAGCTCGCATCTGACATTACACCCTGACACTTTTTGTttgccatttgtttttgttttcttttgttcttttctcTCTCCCCTAGGTCTGTGTCAGTGTCAGTTATAGGTCTTCCCCCTCACCGCCGCAAACATGGCTCGCCCTAAAGACCCTGTTGGCCACTGGAAGGACCTAGAAGCATGGCTAAGTGTTGCAACGGACAGCCTCCTCCCTAAGGCCGCCGAAACGCTACAGCATCTGACACAGGACCAGCTGGATGAGAACCTGAACAGCCTTATGAAGCAAGACCCGAGCAAAAGCTACAATCACAAAGACCTAGCCAAGATCACAGGTACTTTGAGTCACATCCTCATCGCCACCCTTAAGCTGAGTGACAGGCATTCCGCCCAGCTCCAGCAGAAGCAGACGCATGTGCAGACCCGCATCAACCAGCTAGAACTGGAGGCTCAGGAACGACCGGAACAGCCAGATGGGACTGATCAAATTGCCAAAGAGATCGAAAAACTTCAAGAGACTCTAGCCGCCACCACCCAAGAAATGGAGCAAGCCAAAGCCGAACATGCTGACGTCGCTAACAAGCTTGAGTATGTCGAACAGCTACTGGAAGAGGTAAATGCTGACTCTAAAGACAAGGACAGCAGAATCAAAGCCCTCGAAACTCACCTGAGTGAAGCTAGACATGAGGTCAGACGACTAACGCAGCAGCTGGACTACATCAAAGAAGAGTCCAACAGCATTAAAGATGAACTCAAGCATGCATATGAACTGACACACAATGAGAAAGCTGAGGGGTCACTGCCAAAACCCTCACCATCTCCTTCTGTTCCAGACAGCCACGTATCACCCTGTGGCCTGGACCTCAAAGACCTTGACAAGCTAGTCAAGAACCTGGGCAAGTTCACGCCGAATTTGCCAGGTAGCCAAGATCTTCACGCCTATCTGCAAGACATTGACTTTCACCTGGAAATGAGACCCAATGTCACTGACAAAGATAGACTGTATTTGCTCCGAGCAACCTCCAGCCCTGAAGTGCGCAGCTTCCTGGACCGACAGCCGGCTCACACAAAGACTGACTACCTCCTGCACCGAGAAGCCCTCATCAGAGAGTTTGATGTCATCGAGTCTGAACAAGGACTTGTAGCTGCCTTGGAGACAAAGCAAGGTCGCCATGAGTCTTCTCAAGCCTACTACAGCAGACTCAGACGAGCCTACTTCGGCACCCGCAATGAACCTGAGATGGAAGAGGACCTGAACTTCAAAATCCTCTTCCTGAGAAACCTCCATCCTGGGGTAAGCCACCATCTTGGAGTTCTTGCATGCCCCCACACGATGAACACTCAGCAATTACGAGATTTGGCACATAAAGTCTACGTCAAACAAAAGACAGCTTCAGAGAAGAGTGCCAAAATCCCTGCTGTTTATGACTTTAACACTCAAAGTCAAGATCTGGCCCTTGAGGGTGCCCAAGGCCCAGACAATGCTAATCTACCTCCCAGTGAGTGAAATGTGTCGTCTTACAACAGACAACGGGACTGTCATGCTGACACCAGACCCAAACAGTGGAACCGTCGCTGGAAAGAACTGTCTGGACGACAACACTCACCTGAACGTCACCGGGAGAGACCGTGGAACAGGTCCACCTCATTTGTAAACCAAAGGGGGACAAGCTCGTGGGAATCAAGTGGTACTTCCAAGGTAAAGCAACACCACCTTGATGCAACCAGCCCAAGAGGTCAACGAAAGAACTCACAAATATTCCACGCTGATCAAGCTCCAACTGAATCCCCACAAGGGACAACATCACCATGTTTTGACCCTCAAGAACTGATGAAGATGATCTTGAAAGACTTCTTCCAACGAAGGGAAGAGGATCGGAAGtgggaaaggaaaggaaaacCTGATTCTGCCTGACAAGCAATGACCTCACTAAACAGCACTTCTGCACCTCACTTACAGAGAACTGTAAGCCCCATAACTTCAAAGACTCAATAGACTGTACCTGAACACCAGAGTTAGACGCTAACTCAACACCTGATGCCTCAGGTCACCACTGCATCACACAAACACTTGTGGATGAAACTCTTCCAATTCCTAAGAGTGCTGTCTTAATCGTTTGCCACACAGCTGAACTCAGAATCAATCCAAATCCTACCTGTGCCATGCCAACTCCAGTCCCTCAACTCCAAGTGACCAGAAAGGGGGAGGAACCAACCTGCTGACACAGACCCACTATCCTAAACTCTTTTTTTAACGCTAAACTGTTTTTGCCATTTGTGCCATTTTAGGAAGACACCTAGCCCTAGCTATGTTTCCTAAACCCAATACATGCACTCTCCCCTCCACTGCACTACTAGGACCAATCTCTAGTAGAGAGGAGCTATTACATATGTGACACTTGTTTGTTGTGTTAACCTCACTCAATGTCCTTATGTCTCACtgttcttttctttctctttctctctgtcttttaATTGATTTCTCTTGCCTCATCAGGGAACCCCCACAGATGATGTTTAAGTCCAGAGCTCAGAATTAGGATTGACTCCTTTCACCAAGCCTCACGGATCAATGCCTTAAAGGTGTGATCCTGTCTGACGACACGTTTTAGGCGAAAACTCAAAAGATTTGTTTACCACATTTCTTCATCTTCAATCCAGAACCGAAAAAGGGATTGAGGGTAAAGAATGAAATTTATTGGTTTGACTCTCGTCAAAATAGCATTGTAGGGTATACGTTGACTTTGACACTTGCCCTCTTCCTCCACAAGCGAGTAAAGGCCATCCAAAAGTTGTTCAAATGTGCACGCCCCACATCTTGCGCATGCTTAGATGCGATAACGCTGACCAAAAATTTAATTCTTTACAGATTGAAATAATGCCTATACAACTTCGTTGAACCTTCAATACCTCGGTTAGTCTTAAAAGCCTAAATTCTGATCATACTAAACTATGCTCTTCTACACCTTAAGCATTGCTAACCCGAGCATTCCAAAGTGCCTAAACCCTGCACCAAGATTCAGTTAGTGATGATGTTGTTCGTGTCTTGTGTTGCCTGTTCTCTCTGCTTCTGCCTGTTTGTTCCAGTGCCTGCCAATGTTCACACCGGGAACATCACCAGACAAAGGGGGACTGTAGGAACTCATCGGCATTTTTCAGTGGTCAACACAAGTTGAATCTGAAATCTTGGGCATCTCCAATGGTCTCATTCATTGAACTAGCTTGAGGGCTTATACCATCAGGATAACAGAGCGCCAATTGATTTCGGGCTCCTCTGACCAGTACTTCTATGCAGATGTTCTGGTACCCTTCGGCTAACTAGccaatgattaattaaatcagttaaattaaaaacaatggccCTTACAGGATCTTCAGCAGAAACCATTTCACGAGACTTTTAATTGACTCCTGGTCATGTGCTCGCCTTGGGCACATCCTGCTAGAAGCACCATTTCATAGAGACAAAGAGATCTCTAGAAACATTAATGCATATGAATAAAAGCTAATCTCTTAATGTTAGaactaaggcagatgtatctttgaataatatgccataatgttcctcatatgctgtttattccaatcaactaggttaatcaatgtgttgttttaacccttataacagagtaaaataatctgtatgtgtctgaaatgtatgatgtctggtattgaacgaaagctagtgacatttgcaatacgttggtgtaaatgaaaaactagtagtacaaaTAGTATTCATCTTGTAACGTTTGATGTAAGATAGTTTCAATCTTGCAAGAGTTCTACCACGTGAAATCTACATGCAGTCTGTTAATTAATGACCTTTCCTATGTCAGTACGGGGCGTGGCCCTGCCCTTCATGGCAACTGCTTATTGGCAGACAGTGCCATGGGGACGAACCAGACCAGGTCACTTAAAAACGCCCTGcaacaaagaaactttgctttttgcatcAGCTAGCTTGCGCATGCTTTTGCTCTCTGCCCCCTTTCGCCTACCCAGACACCGCACCGCCACGCGATTGGGTCACCACGAACTTCCACGCAAACCTCTTAAGTTTCGGGACTCACGAAACTGCACGAACTTCCGCAAAACCGACTCTCAGCAGTCCGTCGCCTAGGTAACCCAGGACAACAGCCATTCACGAGCGTGTGAATCCCATAGACGTCATCGAAGCGAGAAACTACCCAATCAGGAGCACCGTGTTTCCCCAAGGCCAGCCGGCGAGGGAGATTCGACTTCAGCAAAAAGGGCGCAAGTAACACAAACtaatgttgtctcttgctgatcttgtgcagattgatcttaagcagttaaagataagccatatctctgcttttgtggtttctcaggtgttattctaagatcttgcaagaagtattagaattaatttgggaCGTTGTCAACTCATATTGCATCCTCTGAACtacctctgtgtgtatgtgtgaatgtgtgtgtgcgtttgtttgttgtttgcttattacgtagttagtttcatgtatcgtagtgtagctcaataaatctttgtactcactttgtaagaactgtgttcttgtttatgtgcttctaagtcattgcctcgagctgtagatcttgttaccttgctaaaagttaacccaatactgtgttatgttatgatcgttggccacgtaaataatataaacaagattggtaagatacgatgtcttctatttgcgggacaaatggtagataaagtgtgaatcttttgATCTGATTCAATCTGACTCATTTGAGTCAAATCAATAATTCGAATCTTCAGGATCCGATTCATTGAAATGAGCTAATTAATCCCTGATCGATATTAAAacgtaggttgatcccctacaaGGGTTTATTCATATTTACAGGACAAACTCTCAAACTTTTGTGACGATCATGCATATGGATGGTCGGACAGTTTCTTTTTGATCTCGTAAGGACCCTTATAACGAACTTGCAACGACCCACCAGACACTGGTAAAAACACCAAAACTTTGTCACCAGGGCTaaaagtttgtttctttgcttaCTTACTGATCCAATTTTTCATCTTCTGTGCTTTTTCAAGATTTTGCCAATTAACACACTTGGTATCAATGTAGAGCTGtgaccaggcccggattaagaactcaggggcccctgggcacattatcttgtaaggccccctatctggccgcacccctatagttgaattaaaaaaataaaaataatctaataatttttaattaaaatgaatctataatttgttgcccacatatttaaataaatagtatatacatataaatttatagtctacaaagatttaaattatttttcaaagcattgaataaaaatacaaataaaactagtgaaaattaatgttttttagtatacttgttcaagttcacaaAACaatttgattataaacctaaaagtatccgaaatcactcacactatacctcttctcctCTCCGGTCTTCgggacctctctctctctctctctctctctgtgctaGCTTACTCATCTAACGTTACCATAATGTCTTCTTCTATACCCTTATTCTCCTGATCATAGGTCTGTTTGAAGAAgttgtgtatggaaaatgcctcaataaagatgcctcctcttctctttctctcgcgtttgctaagtccacttgtccactcatttttgatttaTGACAAATACTAACgttacactacagtccgctcagtTGAGTGCGGATTGTTTCAAAACTGACGCTTAACCAATTACAgctttctgtttagttaaagaaagaaagacaatttaaatataataatattagttaTATGTGATAGCGCTTTtgtttgctcagaggaaatacgttgtctgagcaatatagtttttacaGAGAGAGAGGCACCTTtattaaggctaaacattattaaatacccacgaggcacttttgactttatatcacatttgcattatttttttaaaaatgtttaaataaatatatttctaatctgtaatggagaaaaaaaaagtagcacgagttcagcagATGGTTGATTCGAACCAGGTTGATGATaaatttcctgaacacttcctgagtGTACAAGTGGCTTAAAGTCGCTTATTTTTAGGCAGGAACCGGCGGGcaagcaacaactttaactaaggtaaacacaaaacaaaactttccatccggagctccttcatggaactccacacttgtaaacaatcgctccatcaggctcgcaccattcacacggctcttggtcccgcccagactcgtcagcgctaccaagccgaccaatcacagagcttgcgctacgcatcattacgacgtgtagttacattttttaagaggtgcacgtcagcgacaccgacagccacggcgaagggctatgcgtcagcgccgtagcataaggcccattggttaatccggccctgcttcTAAGAGAAGTTAAATATGCAGTAATTAACCACAATTTTTATAAACTGTTTCATTAAAACAAATTGTTATTTGGATACTAAATGACAGTACAACCATAATATTAAGATCATTTTCATGTTACATGATCAGTTTTATAATCTACTTAGACAtatgatgcttttgggaaacgcagccctggcAGTCATGTTAAATTGTTTTCAAGTCAAAATTTGTGTACTAATgacaaaaatgtgttattttgccaGACCCTGTTTCACAACAATCTAGATCCAGTCACATAGTCGATTTCATCAACTCCTAGTAAAGAAGtcgactcattcattcattttcttgtcggcttagtccctttattaattcggggtcaccacagcagaatgaaccgccaacttatccaacaactttttacgcagcggatgcccttccagccgcaacccatctctgggtaacattcacacacacattaacacacacactacggacaatttagcctacccaattcacctgtaccacatgtctttggactgtgggggaaaccgaagcacctggagaaaacccatgcgaaggcagggagaacatgcaaactccacgcagaaacgccaactgagccgaggttcaaaccagcaacccaacaaccttcttgctgtgaggcgacagcactacctactgcgccactgcctcgccaaaaagtcaactcaaaaaagcaaaaaacaaaaaaaaaaaaaaaaaaaactacacaaatcAAACACCCCATTTAAACACCTCACTTACTTTGAATGGAGTTTCTCCCATCTCAGGATTTCTTGCCAGGCTTGTTCATTATTCTGATTGTGAATCTTGATGATGTCCCCCATATCGTTCTGGTTTATGTCACCTTTGTTCCAGCGCCATCTGGTGAAAGTTTCAGTCATGAGCAATGAACTTGGTAAATGTTACTCTAATTTACAACATCATTTTATTCATGCAAATTTTTGAAAAAACTTAAGGGATGACATTTCTGTTTGGTTACGATTAGAATATGAAATACCTGATTTTGATTTTAAGTCTATAAATTATTTATCTTTTAGAATTCTGATCTGAAAGTTTTGGTTAACAATATTGTTATGATGgcaaattatttcattcataaatGCAGATTTTAAATGGTCGAGCAGATTATCGCAGATTTATAGcctatcattgattctgtttatttaattatgtacatgtgtgtaaatttatatttattcagtttttaattaattttagttaTATTCTTGACtaacatgaaaatattcatatgatttatgtacaatacagtttgtacagtaatatttatgtcttttagtagatttattatttgAGAAACTTGCTATTGGTAAggtattttcttatttatttatattaatttgtttttatttattttttgtggatGCTGCTATCTGGACTTCCTAGTTGATTAA
This genomic window contains:
- the LOC101882511 gene encoding uncharacterized protein; this translates as MARPKDPVGHWKDLEAWLSVATDSLLPKAAETLQHLTQDQLDENLNSLMKQDPSKSYNHKDLAKITGTLSHILIATLKLSDRHSAQLQQKQTHVQTRINQLELEAQERPEQPDGTDQIAKEIEKLQETLAATTQEMEQAKAEHADVANKLEYVEQLLEEVNADSKDKDSRIKALETHLSEARHEVRRLTQQLDYIKEESNSIKDELKHAYELTHNEKAEGSLPKPSPSPSVPDSHVSPCGLDLKDLDKLVKNLGKFTPNLPGSQDLHAYLQDIDFHLEMRPNVTDKDRLYLLRATSSPEVRSFLDRQPAHTKTDYLLHREALIREFDVIESEQGLVAALETKQGRHESSQAYYSRLRRAYFGTRNEPEMEEDLNFKILFLRNLHPGVSHHLGVLACPHTMNTQQLRDLAHKVYVKQKTASEKSAKIPAVYDFNTQSQDLALEGAQGPDNANLPPSE